A DNA window from Christiangramia salexigens contains the following coding sequences:
- a CDS encoding TonB-dependent receptor: MSKKITFSFIIMLLCIHVCRAQQDSINWLNEIRLSDVKLNTNSDGQLVKKLEDSLIYSNDALLTSLLKINTPFYFREYGNGMLSSVSVRGTGASQTAVVWNGININSQFTGQTDFNTINTRGFDNVSLRPGGGSVVYGSGAIGGSIHLNNDLDFSGVNSNSFNISYGSFETYQANYQGSFSNDKTSLKLSAAWLDSANDYEYTGTDRFNENGDFYNMSFNASIGHWLNDNNILKVHSAYYEGERGFSGTLLIPSKSKFIDLNSRNLFEWKSFLNDFTSSLKVAWLEENFKYYENRETEDHSFGNAKTGLIKYNLGYEFSEDKQLDFIADYSNIRGEGTGIENASRNTTGFSLLWKQELDKTSYQLSLRKEFNDEFKSPLLFSAGLNYRFTESYSLRFNTSRNFRVPGFNDLYWLQGGNTELVPETSLQAEIGTQIIYNDFEFNLTTYFIDIKDLIRWVPDANGLWRPLNTDHVRNYGVEFFGSWTGTFIDNPLHVNTSYAYTRSTDQASGNQLIYTPYHKLTSSVNYQIDRLSVLAEYIFNGGIYTSSDNFYTLDSYGLTNMGVGYKISSIPEISLNLKADNLLNKEYQSLPGRIMPGTSIKSTLIIKF, from the coding sequence ATGAGCAAAAAAATCACATTCTCTTTTATAATAATGCTATTGTGCATCCACGTCTGTAGGGCACAACAGGATTCCATTAATTGGCTGAACGAAATTCGGTTATCTGATGTAAAGCTTAATACCAATTCGGATGGTCAACTGGTTAAAAAGCTGGAAGACTCTCTTATTTACAGTAATGATGCCTTATTAACCTCTTTATTAAAAATAAACACACCTTTTTACTTTAGGGAGTATGGTAACGGGATGCTGTCTTCGGTCTCTGTGCGAGGAACCGGGGCTTCGCAAACTGCCGTGGTATGGAACGGCATAAACATCAACTCTCAGTTCACGGGCCAAACCGATTTCAATACTATTAATACGAGAGGTTTTGATAATGTTAGTTTAAGACCGGGAGGAGGAAGCGTTGTGTACGGCAGTGGCGCAATTGGCGGTAGCATTCACCTTAATAATGACCTCGATTTTTCAGGTGTTAACTCAAATAGCTTTAATATTTCTTATGGAAGCTTTGAGACCTATCAGGCTAATTATCAAGGCAGTTTTTCCAATGATAAGACCAGCCTTAAATTAAGCGCTGCATGGCTGGATTCAGCAAATGATTATGAATACACGGGGACAGACCGGTTTAATGAAAATGGTGATTTTTACAACATGTCCTTTAATGCTTCTATAGGTCATTGGCTCAACGATAATAATATTCTGAAAGTTCATTCTGCCTATTATGAAGGTGAAAGAGGCTTCTCTGGAACACTTTTGATTCCTTCAAAAAGTAAGTTCATAGATCTCAATTCCAGAAATCTTTTTGAATGGAAATCCTTTCTGAATGATTTTACAAGCAGCCTGAAAGTAGCCTGGTTGGAAGAAAATTTCAAGTATTATGAAAATCGGGAAACTGAGGATCATAGCTTTGGAAATGCTAAGACCGGGCTTATAAAATACAATCTTGGCTATGAGTTTTCAGAAGATAAACAACTAGACTTTATCGCAGATTACTCCAATATAAGGGGCGAAGGAACCGGGATAGAAAATGCAAGCCGAAATACTACCGGATTTTCTTTGTTATGGAAGCAGGAGCTGGATAAGACGAGCTATCAATTAAGTCTTAGAAAGGAGTTTAATGACGAATTTAAATCTCCACTTCTATTTTCAGCAGGTCTTAATTATAGGTTTACCGAGAGTTATTCTTTAAGATTTAATACTTCAAGAAATTTCAGAGTTCCTGGTTTCAATGATCTGTACTGGTTGCAAGGAGGAAATACAGAGCTCGTTCCTGAAACATCATTACAGGCTGAAATTGGAACTCAGATCATTTATAATGATTTTGAATTCAACCTCACCACGTATTTTATCGATATAAAAGATCTTATTAGATGGGTGCCGGATGCCAACGGTCTTTGGCGACCTTTAAATACAGATCATGTGAGGAATTATGGGGTCGAATTTTTTGGTAGCTGGACGGGGACGTTTATAGATAATCCTTTGCACGTAAACACCAGTTACGCTTATACCAGATCTACAGATCAGGCATCCGGGAATCAATTGATCTATACTCCTTATCATAAACTTACATCCTCGGTAAATTATCAGATTGATCGGTTGTCGGTTCTTGCGGAATATATCTTCAATGGAGGTATATATACTTCTTCTGATAATTTTTATACGCTGGATTCTTACGGCTTGACCAACATGGGGGTTGGTTATAAGATTTCGAGTATACCTGAGATCAGCCTGAATTTAAAGGCCGATAATTTGCTAAATAAAGAATATCAAAGTCTGCCTGGGAGAATTATGCCCGGCACATCTATTAAATCTACATTAATAATCAAATTTTAA
- a CDS encoding ABC transporter substrate-binding protein, translated as MKQAILILFILLLSSCKDSGKNNSQYTFSGHKVDIENAEGFSIEKFDGYSLLKVNTPWPGAEEPYKYLLANAHAKIPENLNYDQRIEIPLKTIVVTSTTHIPALEALDEETSLIGFPGLHYISSEKTRELIKAGKISELGKNENLNTEVLLDLSPDAVIGFAINASNKSFESIQKTGIPVIFNGDWTEKTPLGKAEWIKFFGALFDKQEEANKIFNDIKAEYLKAKQIAGTSKSRPSVLSGSMFNDKWYMPYGNSWQARFIQDANANYLYSDTSGEGSLALSFESVLGKAEDAEFWISAGQFTSYDQLIKESEHYQRFRSVQNKNVYSVSLSKGETGGILFYELGPQRPDLILKDLISIFHPELLKQYEPVFYKQLQ; from the coding sequence TTGAAACAAGCAATTCTCATTCTGTTTATTCTTTTATTGTCCTCCTGCAAAGATTCCGGGAAGAACAATTCCCAATATACATTTTCGGGACACAAGGTGGATATTGAAAATGCGGAAGGGTTTAGCATCGAAAAATTTGATGGCTACAGCCTATTAAAGGTTAATACTCCCTGGCCCGGAGCAGAGGAACCCTACAAATACCTTCTTGCGAACGCACATGCAAAGATCCCTGAGAATCTTAATTATGACCAACGAATTGAAATACCTCTTAAGACGATCGTTGTCACTTCCACTACGCATATTCCCGCACTGGAAGCTTTAGATGAAGAAACGAGTTTAATAGGATTTCCCGGGCTACATTATATTTCATCAGAGAAAACCAGAGAATTAATAAAAGCTGGTAAAATCTCTGAATTGGGTAAGAACGAAAATCTGAATACCGAAGTTTTATTAGACCTATCCCCCGATGCCGTGATCGGTTTTGCAATTAATGCTTCCAATAAAAGTTTTGAGTCCATCCAAAAAACAGGAATTCCGGTAATTTTTAATGGAGACTGGACCGAAAAAACACCACTTGGTAAAGCTGAATGGATAAAATTTTTCGGGGCGCTATTCGATAAGCAGGAAGAAGCCAATAAAATATTCAATGACATTAAAGCTGAATACCTAAAAGCAAAACAAATTGCCGGCACTAGCAAATCCAGACCAAGTGTTCTAAGTGGCTCCATGTTCAATGACAAATGGTATATGCCTTATGGAAATTCATGGCAGGCAAGATTTATACAGGATGCCAACGCAAATTATCTTTACTCAGACACTTCCGGTGAAGGTAGCCTGGCCCTTAGTTTTGAAAGTGTTCTGGGAAAAGCCGAGGATGCCGAATTTTGGATAAGCGCAGGCCAATTCACATCATATGACCAGTTGATCAAGGAGTCTGAGCATTACCAAAGATTTCGATCGGTGCAAAACAAAAATGTTTATAGCGTTAGTTTATCCAAAGGAGAAACAGGAGGAATTTTATTTTATGAATTGGGTCCGCAAAGACCTGATCTAATTTTAAAAGATCTGATTTCCATCTTTCATCCTGAATTATTAAAGCAATACGAACCGGTGTTTTACAAACAACTGCAATAA